A region of the Fischerella sp. PCC 9605 genome:
GATTTCGTCTTGATTTGCTATATCCATAGATCAAAACTCTATCATAAATATTTTTGTCTAATGTAAAGACACTCAATAAGACTGAGTTAATCCTTCATCTTTGAGAAAATATGAAATTGAAATTTCCGAAGCAATCTGAATTTGGTCATTTAAAACCGCGTCAATATCTTCTTCATTAGTTAATGGATTAGCAATGACCGCACGCATGGCAATTACAGGAATTTTTTTATCAAAACTGATAGTTGTTTTTGTCGTTCGTGAGATAAAAGTGCGGCCAATCTGACGCTGCATCTTTTGTAAATGTTCGTTAAAATTATTGATAATGTGATTATCTGTATCTGTTAACTGTTTTTTCGCAACACTGCCTCTAAATTGCTCTGGAATATAGCGATAAATTAACAGATTAGTATCAGGTTCTGCCAACAATTCAAATTCGGGCATTGCCGAAATACGAGCAGCCATGTATTGACTTTTCCGGATTCCTTCATCAATCAAAAACTCATATCCCTTAAGCCCAATCAGCTTTAGACCAGCGTGTAAAAATAAAGCCATACCCGGTCGAGAACCTTCTAAAGCACGTTTACCCAAATCAAACGATCCCTTACGCATGGTATAGCTAGCCTGTTTTTCGATTGAAGAAGCTAGATAGGGGTCGCGGAAAAAGACCATACCAATCCCCATTGGTAAATACAATTGTTTATGTCCATCAATGGTCACTGAATCAGCTTTTTCAATGCCAGCAAGCTTATGTTGATGTTTTCGGGAAAAGATAACTGGACCACCCCAAGCGGCATCCACATGAAAATGTATATTATTTTCTTGAGCAATCTCTGCAATATCTTCTAGGGGGTCGACACTACCAGAATCTGTGGTTCCAGCAATACCAACAATAGCTATAATATGTAAGTTTTGCTTGCGACAATCTGCAACAGCTTGGCGTAGGGCTTGTATATTAACTCGATTGTTAGAATCAACGGTCACTCTAATCAAATTTTGGGTACTAATGCCCATTAAATCCGCAGCTTTATCAAAAGAGAAATGCATCAATTCGGAGCCAATTACAACTGCTCCTTTATAACCGTAAAAATTTAGGGCTGCGGTTAAACCTTCTTTTTCTATACCTAAAAACTCATTTTTTGCACCTAAAGATTTATTTCGGGCACACCAAAGTGCTGTGATATTTGCTGTTGTACCACCAGAAACCAAAATTCCTAATGTACTCTGATTGTTTTGAATATGCTGAATGTAGAAATTATCGGATAAGTTATAAATTTGTCGATGCATCATTGCTAAAGCCTCACGCTCGCAGAAGCTCAAGGCTTTAGCAGTTTCTATTTTGACAGCGTTTTGATTCATTGCTGTCATCAGTTTGGCTAAAGGGCGTACAAAAGAAGGAAGTGCCGAGGTCATATGACCGATAAATTGTGGCGAAGATGTGTGTATTGAATGAGCGACAACATTCTCATTTAAGGATTGAAGATAGCTCTCAAAATCAGTAGGTAGTGCAGGTATTTTGCTATTACCAAACTTTTTGATTATCAAGTCAATATCAACATTAGTATTTGCATTTTTTGTACTTAAAAATTCCTGAGAAAAATCATTAACTATCTCATCTATCTGTGTTTCAATAGATTTCACGGGAGTAGGTGTAAACATTTGTGTTACATACTCACCAATTTCAGAATGTAATATTTCCTCAGTTTGAGAAAAGCTATTTTTAGATAAAAATTCTTTTTCACTTAATGTCATTTTGTCTCCTTCAATAGATAATTTTTATCCTGCATTGCTAGTATTATTGTTAACTAAAATCTCAAGTGAGATTAATCACATTTTCTTTGGATTGGTGAGTAAAAAAATGACATTTAGTGTCATGAATAGTCTACATAAAACTTTAAGTTTATTCGTCTGATTGAGACGAAAGTTCCCTTTTCTTGGTCGCTGCTCGGTGTTCTTTTCTGGCTTGTTTTCGACGCTGTACTGAAGCTGTCCTACTTTCAGAATGCTTTATTATAAAAGATGTTTCTTTTCTTGATTCCTGATTAAAATATCTAGCTAGGTGGCTTACAGTTGGATATTGAAACATTTCTACCAAGAGAAAATCTCTCTGGAATATTTTTTGCAATTTACTATGAACTTGAACTAGAAGTAATGAATGGCCACCCAGTTCAAAGAAGTTATCATAAATTCCTACGTTCTCAACGTTAAGTACTTCTTGCCAAATCTCGGCAATAGTTTTTTCTACCTCGGTTTGGGGTGGCTGATAAGCTGCTTCTAATTCTGGACGTACTGTATCAGGTGCTTTTAGTGCTTTGCGGTCAACCTTACCATTGGGTGTTAGTGGTAGCGCCTCCAATGTGACAAAAGCCGCTGGCACCATGTAGTTTGGCAACTTCGCTTCTAAAAAACCTCGTAGTTCAGGAATCGTTAGCATTTGTTCTGAGTTCGGAACTACATAGGCGACTATTCGTTGAGAATCCACTTCCGAAGNNNNNNNNNNNNNNNNNNNNNNNNNNNNNNNNNNNNNNNNNNNNNNNNNNNNNNNNNNNNNNNNNNNNNNNNNNNNNNNNNNNNNNNNNNNNNNNNNNNNAGTTGAGCGACAGTAGGTGCTTCAAACAAACAGCGTAAAGGTAACTCTAGCTTAAAAGCTTCCCGCAACCTGGAAATAGCTTGGGTCGCCAATAAAGAATGTCCACCCAAATCAAAGAAATTATCATGAATACCGATATGCTCTTGCTTTAATACCTGACCCCAAATATCAGCAACGATCTCCTCTGTGGGAGTACGAGGTGCAACAAAACCCAATTCAGACTCATTCTTGAAACTTGGTACAGGTAATGCGCGGCGATCTACTTTACCACTGGGAGCCAGGGGCAATGCTTCGAGCAGTACAATTGCAGAAGGAACCATATGCCCTGGTAGCTTTTGTTGAAGAAAATCACGTAACTGTTGGACTAGCTGATTACTAGTTGCATCATCCTGACAAAACTCAGACTTAGGCACAACATAAGCCACCAAGCGTTTATCATCACCGTTGTGTTCTCTAACTACAACTACAGCNTCCCTAACTGCTTGGTGTTGAACCAAAAATGCCTCAATCTCTCCCAACTCAACCCGGAAACCGCGAAGTTTCACCTGATGGTCAATACGTCCGAGGAATTCTATATTGCCATCACCAAGCCATCTTCCCAAATCTCCAGTTTTATAGATTAAATCTGGGCGATTTGCTGGTAAGTTGTTGCTCGCATCTGTAAACGGGTTAGGAACAAAGCTTAATTTAGTTTTTTCTTCGTTTTTCCAGTAACCAGCACCCACACCAATTCCCGATACACAAATCTCTCCTGGAGCACCAATCGGTAATAATTGCATTTGCCGATCGAGAATGTAGAGATTTAAGTTTGCTAAGGGTTTACCAATTGGAACTGTTCGCTGATTTTCTGGCAAAGGCTTGTCAACGATAAACTGGGTGATATCATCTGCTGCTTCAGTCGGACCGTAAGCATTCGCAATTTTGACGGAGGGATATATCTGCAACCACTTATTTACCCAACTTACTGATACCGGTTCCCCCACAACCATCATCCATTTCAAAGATGGTAATTCTCTTTCGGCAATTGCTAGCCTTGAAGTATATTCTAGTAAGCTGCCAAATAATGCTGGTACTAATTCAACAACTGTAATTTTTGATGATTTGAGTACTTGGAATAGTTTTTCAGGAATCGCAACAGTTTCAAGATCTACTATTACCGTCTTTCCACCGATGAAAAGTGGTGCCAAAAATTGCCAGACAGAAATATCTGTTGAAGAAGGGGCGCTTTGCAGAAAACAAAATTCTTCTGTTAATTCCAACTCATCAAATTGGGCATAAATATGATTGACTGCACCATCATGTCTGACTATTGCTCCTTTGGGTAGACCTGTAGAACCTGATGTATACAGCATGTAAGCTGGATCGCCAGCATCATTTATTTGCTCTATATTCTCTTTGGGAAGGTTGTTGAAATCAAGTTGATCGTATATTTTTAATTCTTTGTTTTGAGTAAGCTGTATACTTTCGGGAACAAGTTCATCTAAACAGATAATAGATTTTAATTGAGAACAGTTACTTATCAAGTCTGTTAGAACATTTAATAGCGAAAAGTCAGTTAAGAGAAACCTCACTTCACTATTAGATAACATGTATTCAATTCTATTTGGTGGGTAAGTACTATCAATGGGTACATATGCACCACCTGCCTTGTATATCGCAAGGATAGCAACAAGGAAATTGATATCGCGGTCTTTAAAGATGCCAACAAATTCACCTTTGTTTACTCCTAGTTTACGCAAAATTCCAGCTAACTGATTAGCTTTCTCATTTAGTTCTTGATAAGTTAATTGAGTTTTTTCATGAACTACAGCTATATTGTTAGGTGTTTTATCTACTTGCTCTTCAAACAAGACATTAATAGTTTTTGTAATTGGATATATTTGAATATTGCTATTATATTGTTCTAGTAGTTTATGTTTATCGTAGTCATTTAGAAAAACAATATCTGATATTTTAATATCAATATTGCTGATAACATTTTCAATCACATTTATGTAGTAATGACTTATTAATTTAATATTTTCATCATTGAAAATGGTCTCACTATACTCTATCGAGCCACTAATAGAGCCATTTTCTACAATAAAAGAAACTGTAATATCATTATTAAGTTTTGCTAACTCAGTTTTACTGTGAATATTTTCTAATAATATGACTATATCAAAAATTGGACAGCGATTCTGACTTTGAGGCAAATTTAATAATTCAATTAATTCATCAAAACAATAGTCCTGATGGCTGTAAGCTTTAATTACAGTTTCTTTTACTTGAATAAGAAAATTTTTAAATGTAATTTCATTACTTAGCTGAGTACGCAAAGGAATAACCTTATCATCAATTAAATAATCTAGATTTATGCCATCTATTTTTTTATATACTGGTATTCCGACGATCAGATCATTATTTCTAGTGTATTTTTGCAGTAGTATCTTGAATGCCGATAAAAGCATTAAGTATACCAAAAAGTAAGAACCTTTAGTTAACTTGATTATTGCTTGAGATAAGTAATTAGGTAACTCAAAAGTATGGCTTTTATTTTTCCCACTATACTGTGGGGGTCTAACATAATCCTGTATAAAATTTGTTTCTGGTAGCTCTCCAGAGAGTTTGTTTAACCAGTATATTTTTTGAGAAAATAACTCTTGTGGTTCTAATGTTGTAGTCATCATTTTTATCTGATTTAAGTTGGTTCTTCTAGCAAAACTGGTATAGCAATATTAGTTTTTAGGGACTGACAGGAAAAAAATAACTATTTGTAGAGTGTGAAGCGACGAAAATTTACTCTATAAATCCGGTTATTATACCTAGCCTCATGCACCAACGACGATTGTTATTTCAAGGTGAGGTAAATCTAAAAAGTGATGTATATTATTAAAACGCAAGTCCCTTAGTTGAAAATCTGATTTACAGACATTCATTAAAGGCCGCTTCTAGAATTGAACAACCTTTTTTTAAGGTAGACATTTCAATTGTTAGAGGAGGTAATAATTTAATTACGGTATCATTTCTACCTGCTCTTTCAACTATTAATCCCTTTTCAAAACAACGCATTGTGATGTTTTTAGCGAGACTGTTACCACCAAAATTTGCCAAATCTATACCCCAAATCATGCCTATTCCGCGTATTGCTATGTTTTCACTGATTGGCGATATTCGTTGAGATAGAAAATTTTTCAAGAAAAGCTCTTTGACTTTAACATCCTGTTCAAGATTGCTACTTTCTCTATACTCTAGAGCAGCTGTAGCTCCTACAAATGCTAATTGATTACCTCTAAAAGTGCCATTGTGCTCACCAGGTTCCCAAATATCCAATTCTGGCTTAATTAATAATACCGACATTGGAAACCCATATCCACTTATCGATTTAGAGAGTATGACTATATCGGGAACAATACCTGCTCTTTCAAAAGAAAAGAAAGAGCCTGTTCTACCACAACCAACTTGAATATCATCGCAGATTAATAAAATATCATTCTCGTCACACAACTTCCTTAGTCTTTGCATCCACTCAATTGGGGCAATAACAACTCCTCCTTCAGCTTGGACTGTTTCAAAGATAATCGCTGCTGGTTTTTCAATCCCGGAATTAATGTCATTTAAAACTGACTCTATATATTTTATAGTGTCAAAACTCTCCATAAAC
Encoded here:
- the panP gene encoding pyridoxal-dependent aspartate 1-decarboxylase PanP, whose product is MTLSEKEFLSKNSFSQTEEILHSEIGEYVTQMFTPTPVKSIETQIDEIVNDFSQEFLSTKNANTNVDIDLIIKKFGNSKIPALPTDFESYLQSLNENVVAHSIHTSSPQFIGHMTSALPSFVRPLAKLMTAMNQNAVKIETAKALSFCEREALAMMHRQIYNLSDNFYIQHIQNNQSTLGILVSGGTTANITALWCARNKSLGAKNEFLGIEKEGLTAALNFYGYKGAVVIGSELMHFSFDKAADLMGISTQNLIRVTVDSNNRVNIQALRQAVADCRKQNLHIIAIVGIAGTTDSGSVDPLEDIAEIAQENNIHFHVDAAWGGPVIFSRKHQHKLAGIEKADSVTIDGHKQLYLPMGIGMVFFRDPYLASSIEKQASYTMRKGSFDLGKRALEGSRPGMALFLHAGLKLIGLKGYEFLIDEGIRKSQYMAARISAMPEFELLAEPDTNLLIYRYIPEQFRGSVAKKQLTDTDNHIINNFNEHLQKMQRQIGRTFISRTTKTTISFDKKIPVIAMRAVIANPLTNEEDIDAVLNDQIQIASEISISYFLKDEGLTQSY
- a CDS encoding phosphopantetheine-binding protein, which produces SEVDSQRIVAYVVPNSEQMLTIPELRGFLEAKLPNYMVPAAFVTLEALPLTPNGKVDRKALKAPDTVRPELEAAYQPPQTEVEKTIAEIWQEVLNVENVGIYDNFFELGGHSLLLVQVHSKLQKIFQRDFLLVEMFQYPTVSHLARYFNQESRKETSFIIKHSESRTASVQRRKQARKEHRAATKKRELSSQSDE
- a CDS encoding non-ribosomal peptide synthetase, with the protein product MTTTLEPQELFSQKIYWLNKLSGELPETNFIQDYVRPPQYSGKNKSHTFELPNYLSQAIIKLTKGSYFLVYLMLLSAFKILLQKYTRNNDLIVGIPVYKKIDGINLDYLIDDKVIPLRTQLSNEITFKNFLIQVKETVIKAYSHQDYCFDELIELLNLPQSQNRCPIFDIVILLENIHSKTELAKLNNDITVSFIVENGSISGSIEYSETIFNDENIKLISHYYINVIENVISNIDIKISDIVFLNDYDKHKLLEQYNSNIQIYPITKTINVLFEEQVDKTPNNIAVVHEKTQLTYQELNEKANQLAGILRKLGVNKGEFVGIFKDRDINFLVAILAIYKAGGAYVPIDSTYPPNRIEYMLSNSEVRFLLTDFSLLNVLTDLISNCSQLKSIICLDELVPESIQLTQNKELKIYDQLDFNNLPKENIEQINDAGDPAYMLYTSGSTGLPKGAIVRHDGAVNHIYAQFDELELTEEFCFLQSAPSSTDISVWQFLAPLFIGGKTVIVDLETVAIPEKLFQVLKSSKITVVELVPALFGSLLEYTSRLAIAERELPSLKWMMVVGEPVSVSWVNKWLQIYPSVKIANAYGPTEAADDITQFIVDKPLPENQRTVPIGKPLANLNLYILDRQMQLLPIGAPGEICVSGIGVGAGYWKNEEKTKLSFVPNPFTDASNNLPANRPDLIYKTGDLGRWLGDGNIEFLGRIDHQVKLRGFRVELGEIEAFLVQHQAVRXAVVVVREHNGDDKRLVAYVVPKSEFCQDDATSNQLVQQLRDFLQQKLPGHMVPSAIVLLEALPLAPSGKVDRRALPVPSFKNESELGFVAPRTPTEEIVADIWGQVLKQEHIGIHDNFFDLGGHSLLATQAISRLREAFKLELPLRCLFEAPTVAQL
- the ectB gene encoding diaminobutyrate--2-oxoglutarate transaminase, with product MNIFEKCESNVRSYCRSFPAIFHRAKGSIVYAESGEEYIDFFAGAGALNYGHNHDYIKQKVMSYLDADGIAHGLDMYTSAKEKFLAKFNEVVLSTKQLDYRIQFCGPTGTNAVEAALKLARKVKKRPGIFSFMGAYHGMTLGSLSITANTGIRAGAIGTLNNVTFMPYPYGFMESFDTIKYIESVLNDINSGIEKPAAIIFETVQAEGGVVIAPIEWMQRLRKLCDENDILLICDDIQVGCGRTGSFFSFERAGIVPDIVILSKSISGYGFPMSVLLIKPELDIWEPGEHNGTFRGNQLAFVGATAALEYRESSNLEQDVKVKELFLKNFLSQRISPISENIAIRGIGMIWGIDLANFGGNSLAKNITMRCFEKGLIVERAGRNDTVIKLLPPLTIEMSTLKKGCSILEAAFNECL